One Platichthys flesus chromosome 14, fPlaFle2.1, whole genome shotgun sequence genomic region harbors:
- the ndufb3 gene encoding NADH dehydrogenase [ubiquinone] 1 beta subcomplex subunit 3, whose amino-acid sequence MGGDHGPSKMSMPDWRQWKVEGTPLEFTKERLAARGLKDPWARNEAWRYSGGFARAVTFSDVLLKGFKWGFAAFTVALAVEYALFPPKKGGH is encoded by the exons ATGGGAGGTGACCACGGCCCCAGCAAAATGTCCATGCCAGATTGGCGACAGTGGAAGGTTGAAGGAACACCCCTGGAGTTCACGAAGGAGAGGCTGGCAGCTAGGGGCCTCAAGGACCCGTGGGCACG tAATGAGGCGTGGAGATACTCTGGCGGCTTCGCTCGTGCTGTGACCTTTTCAGACGTGCTGCTGAAAGGATTCAAGTGGGGCTTCGCTGCCTTTACCGTGGCTCTGGCTGTAGAGTACGCCCTGTTCCCACCAAAGAAGGGTGGACACTAA
- the LOC133968421 gene encoding UDP-glucuronosyltransferase 1A1-like, whose translation MWKAAAFMFVLLHTDMQVIGDPDKTETETSKVENQQQTDGIFPSHAASSAYSGKLLIVPMDGSHWVTMKAIAQEMGRRGHRVTVVIPEVSIRMGPGEHYDTVTHPVPYDKAHMDSVLSMNKDMIQKSAEPFMEKMKKRFSRFQKVAEILHITAESLLFNDSLISHLAEQGFDAMLTDPMVPTGALMARKFGIPIVNVLRGIPCSLDIKSSGCPAPPSYVPRFLTGYTDTMSFKQRVVNTLVSLWEPLLCRLLYWHFDNIAFEFLGEKVGIAEVLSDSDIWLMRLDFTMEFPRPLMPNVVLVGGINCNVRAPLPEHLESWVSGEHGFVVFTLGTMVSDLPEEIASIFLEVFRRIPQKVIWRYTGQVPDNVPGNVKIMSWVPQNDLLAHSGARAFITHAGSHGLYEGLCHAVPMVMLPLGGDQPDNARRMASRGVGVELDISSITTESLLQALNEVINDIRYRENIQKLSAIHKDRPTEPLDLAVYWTEYAMRHKGAKHLKSAGQKLNWIQYYCLDVILLLVTVALVLGILTAKCMKLCYRKLSRKTKLD comes from the exons ATGTGGAAGGCAGCAGCGTTTATGTTCGTGCTGCTACACACAGATATGCAGGTGATAGGGGATCCGGAtaagactgagacagaaacatctAAGGTAGAGaaccagcagcagacagacggTATTTTTCCAAGTCATGCTGCCTCCTCTGCATACTCCGGTAAGCTGCTAATTGTACCCATGGATGGGAGCCACTGGGTGACCATGAAGGCCATTGCCCAAGAAATGGGTCGCCGTGGACACCGGGTCACCGTGGTGATACCAGAGGTCAGCATACGGATGGGTCCGGGGGAACACTACGACACCGTGACTCATCCCGTTCCCTACGACAAGGCTCACATGGATTCTGTGTTGTCCATGAACAAAGACATGATTCAGAAGTCTGCAGAGCCCTTcatggagaagatgaagaaacgATTCTCAAGATTCCAGAAAGTGGCAGAAATCCTTCACAtcacagcagaaagtctactGTTCAATGACAGCCTCATCTCACATCTGgcagagcag GGCTTCGATGCCATGTTGACAGACCCCATGGTCCCCACAGGCGCACTGATGGCTCGGAAATTTG GTATCCCCATTGTTAATGTGCTGAGAGGAATTCCATGTTCCTTGGATATAAAATCTTCTGGCTGCCCTGCCCCACCCTCATATGTGCCCCGCTTTTTGACTGGATACACCGATACAATGAGCTTCAAGCAGAGGGTTGTCAACACTTTG GTATCTTTGTGGGAGCCGCTGCTCTGCCGATTGCTGTACTGGCATTTTGACAATATAGCCTTTGAGTTCCTAGGAGAGAAGGTGGGCATCGCTGAGGTGCTGTCAGACTCTGATATCTGGCTGATGAG GTTGGACTTCACAATGGAGTTCCCACGTCCTCTCATGCCAAATGTAGTACTAGTTGGTGGCATCAACTGCAATGTGAGAGCTCCTCTCCCTGAG CATTTGGAGTCCTGGGTGTCAGGGGAGCACGGGTTTGTGGTGTTCACTCTGGGCACCATGGTGTCAGATCTCCCAGAAGAAATTGCCTCTATCTTCTTAGAGGTTTTCAGGCGGATTCCACAAAAA GTGATATGGAGATATACAGGTCAGGTTCCTGACAACGTCCCAGGAAACGTGAAGATAATGAGCTGGGTGCCTCAGAATGATCTGCTCG CACATTCTGGAGCCCGGGCTTTCATCACGCACGCTGGATCACACGGTCTATACGAGGGACTGTGTCACGCTGTTCCCATGGTGATGCTGCCGCTAGGCGGGGACCAACCTGACAACGCTAGGAGAATGGCGAGCAGGGGAGTGGGAGTCGAGTTGGATATTTCTTCTATCACTACAGAAAGCCTGCTTCAGGCACTGAATGAGGTCATAAATGACATCAG GTATAGAGAAAATATACAGAAGCTGTCAGCTATCCATAAAGACCGGCCGACTGAGCCTCTCGACCTGGCGGTGTACTGGACAGAATATGCGATGCGCCACAAAGGGGCGAAACATCTTAAATCAGCCGGCCAGAAACTCAACTGGATCCAGTACTATTGCCTGGATGTGATATTGCTCCTAGTTACTGTAGCTCTGGTTTTAGGAATACTGACGGCAAAATGCATGAAACTGTGCTACCGGAAACTGAGCAGGAAAACGAAACTGGACTAA
- the si:ch211-227n13.3 gene encoding uncharacterized protein si:ch211-227n13.3 translates to MSRPASDSESEADDSESLVHSLSIRVEYYRSFEYCLKWEESMYTRSSSKASKKSLQRSPSPKEDDIQRKLKGKKRQKKTEDGKGAVNANKLSSRDLIDIITDTHDAEPLAEEVEGKSVEVADTAVDEFDEDCVSVSSSVASGPSTFCPTNVKRWSSLQSLCSACQKLYQRAEKIKTPIKDKDLDKDPNSLTCDHWVLIKQWRPKRLPNARGKLLTHVKLVKKRLKSGVKQSEIDERESSACWRPRTFLQRNLRCCVRVPAMKGRKKKIRRKRARGDSQGSRAAKQRRLHSNSPRQHLRRSCTRGSSPQPISSLSSSPAFERCDDRKGDNQADKQTTVEVIPCTVPLDTLKVKDPPPEKKTPNKSGFRKLLSQLRGNSSMIVKEKC, encoded by the exons ATGAGCAGGCCTGCGTCTGACAGTGAATCTGAGGCAGATGACTCGGAGTCGCTCGTTCATTCATTGTCTATAAGAGTAGAATATTACAG gTCGTTTGAGTATTGTCTGAAGTGGGAAGAGTCCATGTATACCAGAAGCTCATCCAAGGCCTCCAAGAAGAGCCTTCAGAGAAGTCCCAGCCCTAAGGAGGATGACATCCAGCGCAAGTTGAAGGGAAAGAAGAGGCAGAAGAAGACAGAAGATGGCAAAGGCGCAGTTAATGCAAATAAGTTGAGCAGCCGGGACCTCATTGACATCATCACTGACACACATGATGCCGAACCTCTGGCTGAGGAGGTCGAGGGAAAGTCTGTGGAGGTCGCTGATACAGCAGTGGACGAGTTCGATGAAGACTGCGTCTCTGTCagcagcagcgtcgcctctggcCCCTCCACCTTTTGTCCCACCAACGTCAAGAGATGGAGTTCTTTACAGAGCTTGTGCTCAGCGTGTCAGAAGCTCTaccagagagcagagaagaTAAAAACACCAATCAAAGACAAAGACTTAGACAAGG ATCCCAACTCTCTGACATGTGACCACTGGGTCCTGATCAAACAGTGGAGACCCAAAAGGCTGCCTAATGCACGAGG GAAGCTTTTGACCCATGTGAAGCTGGTGAAGAAAAGACTCAAGTCAGGTGTGAAGCAGAGTGAGATTGATGAGAGAGAGTCATCAGCCTGCTGGCGACCGCGCACTTTCCTACAGCG gAACCTTCGGTGCTGTGTCAGAGTGCCAGCCAtgaaggggaggaagaagaagattaGGAGGAAGAGGGCAAGGGGTGACTCTCAGGGTTCTCGCGCTGCTAAGCAACGACGTCTCCACAGCAACAGTCCCCGCCAGCACCTCCGTAGAAGCTGTACTCGTGGCAGCAgccctcagccaatcagcagtCTCAGCAGCAGTCCGGCTTTTGAGAGATGTGACGATCGAAAAGGCGACAATCAAGCGGACAAACAGACGACTGTTGAGGTGATTCCCTGCACAGTCCCTCTGGACACCCTCAAAGTGAAAGATCCTCCCCCTGAGAAGAAAACACCAAACAAGAGTGGATTCAGAAAGCTGCTTTCCCAGCTGCGCGGCAACAGCAGCATGATCGTCAAAGAAAAATGTTAG
- the LOC133968341 gene encoding C-X-C chemokine receptor type 4-like produces the protein MSYFEHIFFDYDLNDTGSGSGSGSGEVGGDLDGPCEVEHLMTTDLQRVFLPVVYALIFILGITGNGLVVIVLGCQRRSKCSLTDRYRLHLSAADLLFVLALPFWAVDSALADWRFGEATCIGVHVIYTVNLYGSVLILAFISLDRYMAVVRATDTNTGGLRQLLAHRLVFVGAWLPAGLLAVPDLIFARTQEGGEGATLCQRFYPVDNAPLWVAVFHLQLVLVGLIIPGLVLLVCYCVIVTRLTRGPLGGQRQKRRAVRTTIALVLCFFVCWLPYGAGISVDALLRLEVLPRSCRLEAVLGVWLAVAEPMAFAHCCLNPLLYAFLGAGFKSSARRALTLSRASSLKILPRRRPGASTTTESESSSLHSS, from the exons ATGTCGTACTTCGAG CACATCTTCTTCGACTACGACTTAAATGACACAGGCTCAGGTTCTGGTTCTGGCTCTGGAGAGGTCGGTGGGGATCTGGACGGGCCCTGCGAGGTGGAACACCTGATGACCACTGATCTTCAGCGGGTTTTCCTGCCCGTGGTCTACGCTCTGATCTTCATCCTGGGCATCACCGGAAACGGCCTGGTGGTCATCGTGCTGGGATGCCAACGCAG GTCCAAATGCAGCCTCACAGACCGGTATCGCCTCCACCTCTCAGCAGCAGACCTCCTGTTTGTTCTGGCGCTGCCGTTCTGGGCCGTGGACTCAGCCCTGGCTGACTGGCGCTTCGGGGAGGCCACCTGCATCGGCGTGCATGTCATTTACACAGTCAACCTGTATGGCAGCGTGCTCATCCTGGCGTTCATCAGCCTGGACCGCTACATGGCAGTCGTCCGCGCCACAGACACCAACACTGGTGGGCTGAGGCAGCTGCTGGCTCACAGACTGGTGTTTGTAG GTGCCTGGTTGCCTGCTGGCCTGCTGGCAGTGCCGGACTTGATTTTTGCCAGGActcaggagggaggagagggggccACTCTGTGCCAGCGCTTCTACCCAGTAGACAACGCTCCTCTCTGGGTTGCGGTGTTCCATCTCCAGCTGGTCCTAGTCGGCCTGATCATCCCTGGCCTGGTCCTGCTGGTGTGCTACTGCGTCATCGTCACCAGGCTGACCCGGGGTCCGCTGGGGGGCCAGAGGCAGAAGCGACGAGCGGTGAGGACCACCATCGCATTGGTGCTCTGCTTCTTTGTGTGTTGGCTTCCCTACGGAGCGGGCATCTCTGTGGACGCTCTGCTGCGCCTGGAGGTCCTGCCACGCAGCTGCAGGCTGGAGGCTGTTCTCGGCGTGTGGTTGGCCGTGGCTGAGCCCATGGCCTTCGCACACTGCTGCCTGAACCCACTGCTCTACGCCTTCCTGGGGGCCGGGTTCAAGAGCTCAGCCCGCAGAGCCCTCACACTGAGCCGCGCATCCAGTTTGAAGATTTTACCACGAAGAAGACCCGGGGCATCTACGACCACTGAGTCTGAGTCATCCAGTTTACATTCCAGCTAG
- the mcm6 gene encoding DNA replication licensing factor MCM6, which yields MDVATANAENAREMVKDELAEKCQKLFQAFLEEFQSEDGEVKYVREAEELIRPERNTLLVSFTDLEGFNQELATTVQEEYYRVYPFLCRAVRNFARDHGNVPLNKEFYVAIEDLPTRHKIRELTSMRIGTLVRISAQVVRTHPVHPELVSGTFICMDCQAVIKDVPQQFKYSPPTICRNPVCNNRARFHLDTHKSKFIDFQKVRIQETQAELPRGSIPRSLEIVLRAEAVETAQAGDRCDLTGTLIVVPDVSQLSTPGVRSESSNRVAGGPQNSESEGLRGLKALGVRELSYKLAFLACNVSATNPRFGGKELREEEQTAESIKSQMTEREWEKVFEMSQDKNLYHNLCTSLFPTIHGNDEVKRGILLMLFGGVPKTTMEGTSLRGDINVCIVGDPSTAKSQFLKHVEEFSPRAVYTSGKASTAAGLTAAVVRDEESHEFVIEAGALMLADNGVCCIDEFDKMDLKDQVAIHEAMEQQTISITKAGVKATLNARTSILAAANPVGGRYDRSKSLKQNVNLSAPIMSRFDLFFILVDDCNEVTDYAIARRIVDLHSRVAESVDRLYSLDEVRRYLLFARQFKPKISSESEEFIVEQYKRLRQRDGSGGVTKSAWRITVRQLESMIRLSESMARMHCCDEVQPKHVKEAFRLLNKSIIRVETPDINLEQEEEMEEEEQQEEGNIPNGVNGHGDGINGHADGINGHGKGVNGHAETASQAKPSLRLSFPEYRRISNLLVLHLRKAEEAEEEEELKKSAVVNWYLKEIESEIDSEEELVNRKGLIEKVIHRLVHYDHILIELSQAGLKGSESESSEEEGVLVVNPNYNLED from the exons ATGGACGTTGCCACAGCAAACGCGGAGAATGCCAGGGAGATGGTGAAAGACGAGTTGGCAGAGAAATGTCAGAAGTTATTCCAGGCTTTCTTGGAGGA GTTCCAGAGCGAGGACGGGGAGGTGAAGTACGTGCGCGAGGCCGAGGAGCTGATCAGGCCCGAGAGGAACACGCTGCTGGTCAGCTTCACAGACCTGGAGGGTTTCAACCAGGAGCTGGCCACCACCGTCCAGGAGGAGTACTACAG AGTTTATCCCTTCCTGTGTCGGGCAGTGCGCAACTTTGCTCGGGATCATGGGAATGTTCCTCTCAACAAAGAGTTCTACGTTGCCATCGAGGATCTTCCCACCAGACACAA AATCCGTGAGCTGACGTCCATGCGTATCGGCACCCTGGTGAGGATCAGTGCTCAGGTGGTGAGGACACACCCAGTACACCCTGAACTG gTGAGCGGCACCTTCATATGTATGGACTGCCAGGCGGTCATCAAAGACGTCCCTCAGCAGTTCAAGTACTCTCCGCCAACCATCTGCAGAAACCCCGTCTGCAACAACCGCGCCCGCTtccacctggacacacacaagtCCAAGTTCATCGACTTCCAGAAG GTGCGCATCCAGGAGACGCAGGCGGAGCTGCCACGTGGTTCCATCCCTCGCTCCCTTGAGATCGTGCTGAGGGCCGAGGCTGTGGAGACCGCCCAGGCCGGAGACCGCTGTGACTTGACAGGGACCCTCATCGTCGTGCCGGACGTGTCTCAGCTCAGCACTCCTG gtgtGCGATCAGAGTCCAGCAACCGAGTTGCTGGAGGACCCCAGAACTCAGAGTCTGAGGGTCTGAGGGGGCTGAAAGCTCTGGGAGTCAGAGAGCTGTCGTACAAACTGGCCTTCCTGGCCTGCAACGTGTCTGCAACTAACCCACGG TTTGGTGGAAAGGAGCTgcgggaggaggagcagactgcagagagcatCAAGAGCCAGATGACTGAGAGGGAGTGGGAGAAAGTGTTTGAGATGAGCCAGGACAAAAACCTGTACCACAACCTGTGCACCAGCCTCTTCCCCACCATCCACG GCAATGACGAGGTGAAGCGCGGCATCCTGCTGATGCTGTTCGGAGGCGTTCCCAAGACGACCATGGAGGGAACCTCGCTGAGAGGAGACATCAACGTCTGCATCGTCGGAGACCCGAGTACGGCCAAGAGCCAGTTCCTCAA gcatGTGGAGGAATTCAGTCCCCGAGCAGTGTACACCAGCGGCAAAGCCAGCACTGCCGCGGGTCTGACAGCCGCAGTGGTCCGAGACGAGGAGTCCCATGAGTTTGTCATCGAGGCCGGAGCTCTGATGCTGGCTGACAAC GGTGTGTGTTGCATTGATGAGTTTGACAAGATGGACCTGAAGGACCAGGTGGCCATACATGAAGCCATGGAGCAGCAGACCATCAGCATCACAAAGGCTGGAGTCAAG GCCACGCTCAACGCTCGTACGTCCATCCTGGCTGCTGCCAACCCCGTCGGTGGTCGCTACGACCGCAGCAAGAGTCTGAAACAGAACGTCAACCTGTCTGCCCCCATCATGAGCCGCTTtgacctcttcttcatcctggtGGACGACTGCAACGAG GTGACAGACTATGCCATCGCCCGCCGCATCGTGGACCTGCACTCCCGTGTGGCCGAGTCAGTGGACAGACTCTACTCTCTGGACGAGGTCCGCAGATATCTTCTCTTTGCCAGGCAGTTCAAACctaag ATCTCAAGCGAATCAGAAGAGTTCATCGTGGAGCAGTACAAGCGTCTCCGTCAGCGGGACGGCTCAGGCGGCGTGACCAAGTCTGCCTGGAGGATCACGGTGCGACAGCTGGAGAGCATGATCCGCCTGTCGGAGTCCATGGCGCGTATGCACTGCTGTGATGAG GTGCAGCCCAAACATGTGAAGGAAGCGTTCCGTCTCCTGAACAAGTCCATCATCCGAGTGGAAACGCCTGACATCAAcctggagcaggaagaggagatggaggaagaggagcagcaggaggaag gaaacATCCCGAACGGAGTGAACGGTCACGGGGATGGTATTAACGGCCATGCTGATGGTATCAATGGCCACGGCAAGGGTGTGAACGGCCACGCTGAGACGGCCAGCCAGGCCAAACCGTCCCTCCGCCTGTCTTTCCCCGAGTACAGACGCATCTCCAACCTGCTCGTCCTGCATCTACGCAAAGCAGAGGAGG ctgaggaagaggaggagctgaagaagagtGCGGTGGTGAACTGGTATCTGAAGGAGATCGAGTCAGAGATCGactctgaggaggagctggtcaATCGGAAGGGGTTGATCGAGAAGGTCATTCACAGGCTGGTGCACTAT GATCACATCCTGATCGAGCTGTCGCAGGCCGGGCTGAAGGGCTCAGAGTCTGAGAGCTCAGAGGAGGAAGGTGTTCTGGTCGTCAACCCCAACTACAACCTGGAGGATTAA
- the si:ch73-71c20.5 gene encoding DUF4748 domain-containing protein produces MAAGYVRALRSTVKGLHLDAGRRLLTHSSRTRTLLCPCALPPAARCRLLHVSPAATLSSSSRTEPQRSSPTEGRRAGEEEEDEGPEDIPHRRAKNPMVNIGYAWMIGLPTGIISFILAKREVDKNRLKQLKVRQRMRMSNDGEYEGSRYHRHSEGVNVDQ; encoded by the exons ATGGCGGCCGGTTACGTGAGAGCTCTCAGGTCAACAGTGAAAG gttTACACCTTGATGCCGGCCggcggctcctcacacacagcagccgGACCCGGACGTTGTTGTGTCCGTGTGCCCTGCCACCGGCGGCTCGGTGTCGTCTCCTCCACGTCTCCCCTGCCGCCACcctgagctccagctccaggacGGAGCCGCAGAGGAGCAGCCCCACCGAGGGCAGGAGAGccggggaggaggaagaagacgaggGTCCTGAGGACATCCCGCACAGAAGGGCGAAGAACCCCATGGTTAACATCGGATACGCCTG GATGATCGGCCTCCCCACAGGCATCATCAGCTTCATCCTCGCCAAGAGAGAGGTGGACAAGAACCgcctgaagcagctgaaggtTCGACAGAGGATGAGAATGTCCAATGATGGAGAATATGAAGGCAGTCGCTACCACCGTCACTCAGAGGGGGTTAACGTGGACCAGTAA